In one Rutidosis leptorrhynchoides isolate AG116_Rl617_1_P2 chromosome 8, CSIRO_AGI_Rlap_v1, whole genome shotgun sequence genomic region, the following are encoded:
- the LOC139861398 gene encoding G-type lectin S-receptor-like serine/threonine-protein kinase At4g27290 isoform X1 → MDNFHKYLLLGVLFSILSTTTVQVTLTADQVIRDGDTLVSDDQMYELGFFSPGTSTNRYLGIWYTNISPQTVVWVANRETPITDSSGVFRLDTNGFLLVIAASNNTIVWSSINDLVSVTTFIPEAELLNSGNLVVREMGRENFIWQSFDYLGDTFLPGMKLGKDFVSGRDWRLTSWKNVNDPSSGRYIMFLDTQGFPQIFEERGSISILRFGPWNGERFSGLPIHTLNSINTHEFVYDDKEAFYRTTLVNKSVRSPVKLLPDGTWLRYNWNEPTQEWSIYWKAYTDMCSNYGLCGKYGKCDPYSSPVLCSCMEGFEPQNLNEWNASVWSGGCRRKTPLKCPNGDGFQVFKNVKMPDARWSLYNRSMTLDDCAAACTRNCSCTAYTNIDIRTGNGCLMWFNDLVDVRTVDESQDLYVRLALSDITTVTESTSKSSSNNKRERIIVMLSISSSLGIVILILALFYIRIKKKKQLAKTSDERVQISVDEEYYMESKDDDTELSSFSLSKISKATNYFADDMKLGEGGFGPVYKGVLDDGREIAVKRLSKTSSQGIVEFKNEVKFIAKLQHRNLVKLLGYCIQGDGSMLVYEYMPNESLEKFIFDQTRSSKLNWSDRFHIIHGIARGLLYLHQDSRFKIVHRDLKASNILLDAEMNPRISDFGLARMFKEHENQANTNNIVGTLGYISPEYAVLGTFSEKSDVFSFGVLVLEIVSGKKNRGFTREKESNNLLALAWRLYQEGKAVELVSADMLDSCVVSEVVRTIHIGLLCVQNYASDRPTMSSVHLMFDQNGALPPPKQPAFFGISSLPIIQPISINDVTLTSLEPR, encoded by the exons ATGGACAACTTTCACAAGTATTTGCTCTTGGGTGTTTTGTTTTCCATTTTGTCAACTACGACTGTACAAGTCACCCTAACTGCTGATCAAGTCATCCGAGATGGCGATACTCTTGTCTCCGACGATCAAATGTACGAGCTCGGATTTTTTAGTCCCGGAACCTCTACAAACCGTTATTTGGGGATATGGTATACGAACATATCCCCACAAACCGTGGTGTGGGTTGCTAATAGAGAGACACCAATAACTGATTCGTCCGGTGTCTTTAGATTAGACACAAACGGATTCCTATTGGTTATCGCTGCTAGCAACAACACCATTGTTTGGTCTTCTATAAACGACCTAGTATCGGTCACGACCTTCATTCCGGAGGCCGAACTACTAAACTCCGGAAACTTGGTCGTGAGAGAAATGGGTCGGGAAAATTTTATTTGGCAAAGTTTTGATTACCTGGGAGACACTTTTTTACCCGGAATGAAATTAGGAAAGGACTTCGTTTCGGGTCGGGATTGGCGGTTAACATCATGGAAGAACGTTAACGATCCTTCATCGGGTCGATATATAATGTTTTTGGACACCCAAGGTTTTCCTCAAATCTTCGAAGAACGTGGTTCTATTTCGATTTTGAGGTTTGGACCATGGAACGGTGAAAGATTCAGCGGTTTGCCTATACATACATTGAACTCGATAAACACACACGAATTTGTATATGATGATAAAGAGGCTTTTTATAGAACCACACTTGTGAACAAATCAGTAAGATCGCCCGTTAAGCTGCTTCCAGATGGAACATGGTTACGATACAATTGGAACGAACCAACTCAAGAATGGTCTATATATTGGAAAGCATATACAGATATGTGTAGTAATTATGGGCTTTGTGGTAAATATGGTAAATGTGACCCATACAGCTCACCAGTTTTATGTAGTTGTATGGAAGGTTTTGAGCCACAAAACTTAAATGAATGGAATGCATCTGTTTGGTCGGGTGGGTGTCGTCGTAAAACGCCTTTAAAGTGTCCAAATGGGGATGGTTTTCAAGTGTTTAAAAACGTTAAAATGCCGGACGCTCGTTGGTCATTGTACAATAGAAGCATGACACTGGATGATTGTGCAGCCGCTTGCACGAGGAATTGCTCGTGTACAGCGTATACGAATATTGATATTAGAACCGGTAACGGATGTTTGATGTGGTTCAATGATTTAGTTGATGTTCGAACCGTCGACGAAAGCCAGGATCTTTACGTGAGACTGGCCTTATCCGACATAACTA CAGTCACAGAATCTACATCCAAATCTAGTTCAAACAATAAGCGAGAAAGAATCATAGTTATGTTATCGATTTCATCAAGTCTTGGTATTGTGATCTTGATTTTAGCTCTCTTTTATATAAGGATCAAGAAGAAAAAACAGTTAGCAAAAACATCAG ATGAACGGGTGCAAATTAGCGTTGACGAAGAGTATTACATGGAAAGTAAAGACGACGATACAGAGTTATCATCTTTTAGTCTTTCAAAGATATCGAAGGCAACAAATTATTTTGCAGATGATATGAAGCTTGGAGAAGGGGGTTTCGGTCCAGTTTACAAG GGTGTATTGGATGATGGACGCGAAATAGCCGTGAAAAGGTTGTCAAAAACTTCAAGCCAAGGGATTGTTGAATTCAAAAATGAAGTTAAATTCATTGCAAAACTCCAGCATCGAAATCTTGTAAAGCTATTGGGATATTGCATTCAAGGAGATGGAAGCATGCTGGTTTATGAATACATGCCAAACGAAAGTCTAGAGAAATTCATATTCG ATCAAACTAGAAGTTCAAAACTAAATTGGTCTGACCGTTTTCACATCATCCATGGGATCGCGCGAGGACTTCTCTATCTCCATCAAGATTCACGGTTCAAAATCGTTCATCGAGATCTTAAAGCAAGCAATATTTTGTTGGATGCTGAGATGAACCCGAGAATATCCGACTTTGGTTTGGCTAGAATGTTTAAAGAACATGAGAATCAAGCAAACACGAACAACATAGTTGGAACTTT GGGTTATATATCTCCAGAGTATGCAGTACTTGGGACTTTTTCGGAAAAATCAGATGTCTTCAGTTTTGGAGTTCTTGTGCTAGAGATAGTGAGTGGAAAGAAAAATAGAGGATTTACTCGTGAAAAGGAAAGTAACAACCTTCTTGCACTT GCATGGAGACTCTATCAAGAAGGCAAGGCTGTTGAGTTGGTTAGTGCAGATATGCTTGATTCATGTGTAGTCTCTGAAGTTGTTCGGACAATACATATCGGACTTCTATGTGTCCAAAATTATGCAAGTGATAGACCAACAATGTCATCCGTGCATTTGATGTTCGATCAAAATGGTGCATTGCCACCACCTAAACAACCTGCGTTTTTTGGTATAAGCAGTTTGCCTATCATCCAACCGATTTCCATCAATGACGTCACGCTGACATCGTTAGAACCTCGATAA
- the LOC139861398 gene encoding G-type lectin S-receptor-like serine/threonine-protein kinase At4g27290 isoform X2: protein MYELGFFSPGTSTNRYLGIWYTNISPQTVVWVANRETPITDSSGVFRLDTNGFLLVIAASNNTIVWSSINDLVSVTTFIPEAELLNSGNLVVREMGRENFIWQSFDYLGDTFLPGMKLGKDFVSGRDWRLTSWKNVNDPSSGRYIMFLDTQGFPQIFEERGSISILRFGPWNGERFSGLPIHTLNSINTHEFVYDDKEAFYRTTLVNKSVRSPVKLLPDGTWLRYNWNEPTQEWSIYWKAYTDMCSNYGLCGKYGKCDPYSSPVLCSCMEGFEPQNLNEWNASVWSGGCRRKTPLKCPNGDGFQVFKNVKMPDARWSLYNRSMTLDDCAAACTRNCSCTAYTNIDIRTGNGCLMWFNDLVDVRTVDESQDLYVRLALSDITITESTSKSSSNNKRERIIVMLSISSSLGIVILILALFYIRIKKKKQLAKTSDERVQISVDEEYYMESKDDDTELSSFSLSKISKATNYFADDMKLGEGGFGPVYKGVLDDGREIAVKRLSKTSSQGIVEFKNEVKFIAKLQHRNLVKLLGYCIQGDGSMLVYEYMPNESLEKFIFDQTRSSKLNWSDRFHIIHGIARGLLYLHQDSRFKIVHRDLKASNILLDAEMNPRISDFGLARMFKEHENQANTNNIVGTLGYISPEYAVLGTFSEKSDVFSFGVLVLEIVSGKKNRGFTREKESNNLLALAWRLYQEGKAVELVSADMLDSCVVSEVVRTIHIGLLCVQNYASDRPTMSSVHLMFDQNGALPPPKQPAFFGISSLPIIQPISINDVTLTSLEPR, encoded by the exons ATGTACGAGCTCGGATTTTTTAGTCCCGGAACCTCTACAAACCGTTATTTGGGGATATGGTATACGAACATATCCCCACAAACCGTGGTGTGGGTTGCTAATAGAGAGACACCAATAACTGATTCGTCCGGTGTCTTTAGATTAGACACAAACGGATTCCTATTGGTTATCGCTGCTAGCAACAACACCATTGTTTGGTCTTCTATAAACGACCTAGTATCGGTCACGACCTTCATTCCGGAGGCCGAACTACTAAACTCCGGAAACTTGGTCGTGAGAGAAATGGGTCGGGAAAATTTTATTTGGCAAAGTTTTGATTACCTGGGAGACACTTTTTTACCCGGAATGAAATTAGGAAAGGACTTCGTTTCGGGTCGGGATTGGCGGTTAACATCATGGAAGAACGTTAACGATCCTTCATCGGGTCGATATATAATGTTTTTGGACACCCAAGGTTTTCCTCAAATCTTCGAAGAACGTGGTTCTATTTCGATTTTGAGGTTTGGACCATGGAACGGTGAAAGATTCAGCGGTTTGCCTATACATACATTGAACTCGATAAACACACACGAATTTGTATATGATGATAAAGAGGCTTTTTATAGAACCACACTTGTGAACAAATCAGTAAGATCGCCCGTTAAGCTGCTTCCAGATGGAACATGGTTACGATACAATTGGAACGAACCAACTCAAGAATGGTCTATATATTGGAAAGCATATACAGATATGTGTAGTAATTATGGGCTTTGTGGTAAATATGGTAAATGTGACCCATACAGCTCACCAGTTTTATGTAGTTGTATGGAAGGTTTTGAGCCACAAAACTTAAATGAATGGAATGCATCTGTTTGGTCGGGTGGGTGTCGTCGTAAAACGCCTTTAAAGTGTCCAAATGGGGATGGTTTTCAAGTGTTTAAAAACGTTAAAATGCCGGACGCTCGTTGGTCATTGTACAATAGAAGCATGACACTGGATGATTGTGCAGCCGCTTGCACGAGGAATTGCTCGTGTACAGCGTATACGAATATTGATATTAGAACCGGTAACGGATGTTTGATGTGGTTCAATGATTTAGTTGATGTTCGAACCGTCGACGAAAGCCAGGATCTTTACGTGAGACTGGCCTTATCCGACATAACTA TCACAGAATCTACATCCAAATCTAGTTCAAACAATAAGCGAGAAAGAATCATAGTTATGTTATCGATTTCATCAAGTCTTGGTATTGTGATCTTGATTTTAGCTCTCTTTTATATAAGGATCAAGAAGAAAAAACAGTTAGCAAAAACATCAG ATGAACGGGTGCAAATTAGCGTTGACGAAGAGTATTACATGGAAAGTAAAGACGACGATACAGAGTTATCATCTTTTAGTCTTTCAAAGATATCGAAGGCAACAAATTATTTTGCAGATGATATGAAGCTTGGAGAAGGGGGTTTCGGTCCAGTTTACAAG GGTGTATTGGATGATGGACGCGAAATAGCCGTGAAAAGGTTGTCAAAAACTTCAAGCCAAGGGATTGTTGAATTCAAAAATGAAGTTAAATTCATTGCAAAACTCCAGCATCGAAATCTTGTAAAGCTATTGGGATATTGCATTCAAGGAGATGGAAGCATGCTGGTTTATGAATACATGCCAAACGAAAGTCTAGAGAAATTCATATTCG ATCAAACTAGAAGTTCAAAACTAAATTGGTCTGACCGTTTTCACATCATCCATGGGATCGCGCGAGGACTTCTCTATCTCCATCAAGATTCACGGTTCAAAATCGTTCATCGAGATCTTAAAGCAAGCAATATTTTGTTGGATGCTGAGATGAACCCGAGAATATCCGACTTTGGTTTGGCTAGAATGTTTAAAGAACATGAGAATCAAGCAAACACGAACAACATAGTTGGAACTTT GGGTTATATATCTCCAGAGTATGCAGTACTTGGGACTTTTTCGGAAAAATCAGATGTCTTCAGTTTTGGAGTTCTTGTGCTAGAGATAGTGAGTGGAAAGAAAAATAGAGGATTTACTCGTGAAAAGGAAAGTAACAACCTTCTTGCACTT GCATGGAGACTCTATCAAGAAGGCAAGGCTGTTGAGTTGGTTAGTGCAGATATGCTTGATTCATGTGTAGTCTCTGAAGTTGTTCGGACAATACATATCGGACTTCTATGTGTCCAAAATTATGCAAGTGATAGACCAACAATGTCATCCGTGCATTTGATGTTCGATCAAAATGGTGCATTGCCACCACCTAAACAACCTGCGTTTTTTGGTATAAGCAGTTTGCCTATCATCCAACCGATTTCCATCAATGACGTCACGCTGACATCGTTAGAACCTCGATAA
- the LOC139861397 gene encoding G-type lectin S-receptor-like serine/threonine-protein kinase At4g27290 isoform X2 translates to MFIFIMNKHTLLPLYFCVLISILITCLAVDTISVNQIIKDGETILSSGENFKLGFFSPGTSKNRYVGIWYNKISTCTAVWVANTETPLTNNSGILRVGQSGLEILSSNSTKTVIWSTNLTVSVTNNGLVAQLLDTGNLVVRNQGGNIIWQSFDYPGDTLLSGMKIGLDLKTGKDIHLTSWKSDIDPSAGSYVLRVDKNGYPQLFETRDLDRQSRFGPWDGVTFNGMPNLGLNAIFTHQFVFNDNEIYYRYDLVNNSLVSRMYLFPDGNIRYLNWINRTQSWNYFSTATIDNCARYGICGPNGVCNIYNAPPCSCLDGFEPRRPEDWRISDWTSGCQRIKPLACGTGDGFRNVSGIKFPDTNVSWYNQSMTLGECESACKKNCTCNAYASLDVRNGGTGCLLWFGDLMDIRLYDENQEFYIRMPASELTSPTSSGNGSKKTKKKQTIIIGPGQGRDENYANESHKDDTELSSFSLSVIAKSTNNFSPNNKLGEGGFGPVYKGVLEDGLEIAVKRLSKTSTQGLDEFKNEVKLIAKLQHRNLVKLLGYCIQGNERMLIYEYMVNKSLDSFIFDTLESPMLDWARRYRIIHGIARGLLYLHHDSRLRIIHRDLKASNILLDKDLNPKISDFGLARRFSGYESEVNTNRVVGTYGYIPPEYAVHGLFSVKSDVYSFGVLVLEIVSGKKNRGFSQEEHNDTLIGHAWRLYKEGRSLELVSSSVRLSCVESQVLRSIHIGLLCVQHLAEDRPTMSSVVLMLGNENALPTPNPPAFFTEEEMPILTSISSGPTLGSVNEITITLLNAR, encoded by the exons ATGTTCATATTCATcatgaataaacatactttattgcCCTTATATTTTTGTGTTCTAATTTCAATCTTGATTACTTGTTTAGCAGTAGACACCATATCAGTAAACCAAATCATCAAAGATGGTGAAACCATTTTGTCATCTGGCGAAAATTTCAAATTGGGATTCTTTAGTCCCGGCACTTCAAAAAATCGATACGTCGGAATATGGTACAACAAGATATCAACTTGCACTGCAGTTTGGGTCGCTAATACCGAAACTCCATTGACTAATAATTCCGGTATCTTAAGAGTTGGTCAAAGCGGATTAGAGATTTTAAGCAGTAACAGTACTAAAACTGTAATTTGGTCAACGAATTTAACGGTATCTGTTACGAATAACGGTCTCGTAGCGCAACTTTTGGATACCGGGAACCTCGTTGTACGGAATCAAGGAGGTAATATTATATGGCAGAGTTTTGATTATCCTGGAGATACACTTTTATCAGGGATGAAAATTGGGTTGGATTTAAAAACGGGTAAAGATATACACCTGACGTCATGGAAGAGCGATATTGACCCATCTGCAGGTTCGTATGTTTTACGGGTCGATAAAAACGGATATCCACAATTGTTTGAAACGCGGGATTTGGATCGACAGTCAAGGTTTGGTCCATGGGATGGGGTTACTTTCAATGGCATGCCTAATTTAGGGTTAAATGCAATATTTACACACCAGTTTGTGTTTAATGATAATGAGATATATTATAGATATGATCTTGTGAATAATTCACTTGTTTCAAGAATGTATTTGTTCCCGGATGGTAATATTCGGTACTTGAACTGGATCAATCGCACGCAAAGTTGGAATTACTTTTCGACTGCAACGATTGATAATTGTGCGCGTTACGGGATTTGTGGTCCGAATGGAGTTTGTAATATTTACAACGCCCCGCCTTGTAGTTGTTTGGACGGGTTTGAACCACGACGCCCTGAAGATTGGCGGATTTCAGATTGGACAAGTGGCTGTCAGCGGATAAAACCGTTAGCTTGCGGGACAGGGGATGGTTTTCGTAATGTTTCGGGGATAAAGTTTCCTGACACGAATGTTTCGTGGTACAATCAGAGCATGACACTTGGCGAATGTGAATCGGCTTGTAAGAAAAACTGCACTTGTAATGCGTATGCTAGTTTAGATGTTAGAAACGGTGGAACTGGATGCTTGTTATGGTTCGGTGATCTAATGGATATTCGGTTGTATGACGAAAATCAAGAATTTTACATAAGAATGCCAGCTTCTGAATTAACAA GTCCGACGTCTTCGGGAAATGGATCAAAAAAGACGAAGAAGAAGCAAACGATCATAATAG GTCCAGGGCAAGGTCGCGATGAGAACTACGCCAATGAGAGTCATAAGGACGATACAGAGTTGTCGTCTTTTAGCCTTTCTGTCATTGCGAAATCTACAAACAACTTTTCTCCCAATAATAAGCTTGGTGAAGGTGGATTTGGTCCAGTTTATAag GGTGTATTGGAAGATGGTCTAGAAATAGCTGTGAAACGGTTGTCGAAAACTTCAACACAAGGGCTTGATGAGTTCAAGAATGAAGTTAAGCTCATTGCTAAACTTCAGCATCGGAATCTTGTGAAGCTTCTAGGATACTGCATTCAAGGAAACGAACGAATGCTGATTTATGAATACATGGTGAACAAAAGCTTGGACTCGTTTATATTCG ATACATTAGAAAGTCCAATGCTTGATTGGGCTCGTCGATATCGTATTATACATGGGATCGCTCGTGGGCTTCTTTATTTGCATCATGATTCACGTTTACGAATCATCCATAGAGATCTAAAAGCTAGCAATATTCTGTTGGATAAGGACTTGAACCCGAAGATATCAGACTTTGGCCTTGCTAGAAGATTTAGCGGATACGAGAGCGAAGTTAATACTAACCGAGTAGTTGGAACATA CGGTTACATTCCTCCAGAGTACGCAGTGCACGGGCTTTTCTCTGTAAAGTCAGACGTCTATAGTTTTGGAGTTTTGGTGCTCGAAATTGTGAGCGGGAAGAAAAACCGAGGGTTCTCTCAGGAAGAACACAACGATACACTTATTGGACAT GCATGGAGACTGTACAAAGAAGGAAGGTCACTTGAACTCGTGAGCTCGTCTGTAAGACTCTCGTGCGTCGAGTCTCAAGTATTACGATCTATACATATTGGTTTATTATGTGTGCAGCATCTTGCAGAAGATAGGCCAACTATGTCATCAGTTGTTCTCATGTTAGGAAATGAGAACGCTCTACCTACACCTAATCCACCTGCATTTTTCACCGAAGAGGAAATGCCTATACTCACATCTATTTCATCCGGACCCACTTTGGGTTCTGTTAATGAAATCACTATAACACTTTTGAATGCCCGATAG
- the LOC139861397 gene encoding G-type lectin S-receptor-like serine/threonine-protein kinase At4g27290 isoform X1: MFIFIMNKHTLLPLYFCVLISILITCLAVDTISVNQIIKDGETILSSGENFKLGFFSPGTSKNRYVGIWYNKISTCTAVWVANTETPLTNNSGILRVGQSGLEILSSNSTKTVIWSTNLTVSVTNNGLVAQLLDTGNLVVRNQGGNIIWQSFDYPGDTLLSGMKIGLDLKTGKDIHLTSWKSDIDPSAGSYVLRVDKNGYPQLFETRDLDRQSRFGPWDGVTFNGMPNLGLNAIFTHQFVFNDNEIYYRYDLVNNSLVSRMYLFPDGNIRYLNWINRTQSWNYFSTATIDNCARYGICGPNGVCNIYNAPPCSCLDGFEPRRPEDWRISDWTSGCQRIKPLACGTGDGFRNVSGIKFPDTNVSWYNQSMTLGECESACKKNCTCNAYASLDVRNGGTGCLLWFGDLMDIRLYDENQEFYIRMPASELTSPTSSGNGSKKTKKKQTIIIGVTISLGLVLVCLILAMYVVRKKKKKAHRPDLGPGQGRDENYANESHKDDTELSSFSLSVIAKSTNNFSPNNKLGEGGFGPVYKGVLEDGLEIAVKRLSKTSTQGLDEFKNEVKLIAKLQHRNLVKLLGYCIQGNERMLIYEYMVNKSLDSFIFDTLESPMLDWARRYRIIHGIARGLLYLHHDSRLRIIHRDLKASNILLDKDLNPKISDFGLARRFSGYESEVNTNRVVGTYGYIPPEYAVHGLFSVKSDVYSFGVLVLEIVSGKKNRGFSQEEHNDTLIGHAWRLYKEGRSLELVSSSVRLSCVESQVLRSIHIGLLCVQHLAEDRPTMSSVVLMLGNENALPTPNPPAFFTEEEMPILTSISSGPTLGSVNEITITLLNAR; encoded by the exons ATGTTCATATTCATcatgaataaacatactttattgcCCTTATATTTTTGTGTTCTAATTTCAATCTTGATTACTTGTTTAGCAGTAGACACCATATCAGTAAACCAAATCATCAAAGATGGTGAAACCATTTTGTCATCTGGCGAAAATTTCAAATTGGGATTCTTTAGTCCCGGCACTTCAAAAAATCGATACGTCGGAATATGGTACAACAAGATATCAACTTGCACTGCAGTTTGGGTCGCTAATACCGAAACTCCATTGACTAATAATTCCGGTATCTTAAGAGTTGGTCAAAGCGGATTAGAGATTTTAAGCAGTAACAGTACTAAAACTGTAATTTGGTCAACGAATTTAACGGTATCTGTTACGAATAACGGTCTCGTAGCGCAACTTTTGGATACCGGGAACCTCGTTGTACGGAATCAAGGAGGTAATATTATATGGCAGAGTTTTGATTATCCTGGAGATACACTTTTATCAGGGATGAAAATTGGGTTGGATTTAAAAACGGGTAAAGATATACACCTGACGTCATGGAAGAGCGATATTGACCCATCTGCAGGTTCGTATGTTTTACGGGTCGATAAAAACGGATATCCACAATTGTTTGAAACGCGGGATTTGGATCGACAGTCAAGGTTTGGTCCATGGGATGGGGTTACTTTCAATGGCATGCCTAATTTAGGGTTAAATGCAATATTTACACACCAGTTTGTGTTTAATGATAATGAGATATATTATAGATATGATCTTGTGAATAATTCACTTGTTTCAAGAATGTATTTGTTCCCGGATGGTAATATTCGGTACTTGAACTGGATCAATCGCACGCAAAGTTGGAATTACTTTTCGACTGCAACGATTGATAATTGTGCGCGTTACGGGATTTGTGGTCCGAATGGAGTTTGTAATATTTACAACGCCCCGCCTTGTAGTTGTTTGGACGGGTTTGAACCACGACGCCCTGAAGATTGGCGGATTTCAGATTGGACAAGTGGCTGTCAGCGGATAAAACCGTTAGCTTGCGGGACAGGGGATGGTTTTCGTAATGTTTCGGGGATAAAGTTTCCTGACACGAATGTTTCGTGGTACAATCAGAGCATGACACTTGGCGAATGTGAATCGGCTTGTAAGAAAAACTGCACTTGTAATGCGTATGCTAGTTTAGATGTTAGAAACGGTGGAACTGGATGCTTGTTATGGTTCGGTGATCTAATGGATATTCGGTTGTATGACGAAAATCAAGAATTTTACATAAGAATGCCAGCTTCTGAATTAACAA GTCCGACGTCTTCGGGAAATGGATCAAAAAAGACGAAGAAGAAGCAAACGATCATAATAGGTGTGACGATTTCGCTCGGTTTGGTCCTTGTATGTTTGATTTTAGCAATGTATGTGgtaaggaaaaagaaaaagaaagcgcACAGaccggatttag GTCCAGGGCAAGGTCGCGATGAGAACTACGCCAATGAGAGTCATAAGGACGATACAGAGTTGTCGTCTTTTAGCCTTTCTGTCATTGCGAAATCTACAAACAACTTTTCTCCCAATAATAAGCTTGGTGAAGGTGGATTTGGTCCAGTTTATAag GGTGTATTGGAAGATGGTCTAGAAATAGCTGTGAAACGGTTGTCGAAAACTTCAACACAAGGGCTTGATGAGTTCAAGAATGAAGTTAAGCTCATTGCTAAACTTCAGCATCGGAATCTTGTGAAGCTTCTAGGATACTGCATTCAAGGAAACGAACGAATGCTGATTTATGAATACATGGTGAACAAAAGCTTGGACTCGTTTATATTCG ATACATTAGAAAGTCCAATGCTTGATTGGGCTCGTCGATATCGTATTATACATGGGATCGCTCGTGGGCTTCTTTATTTGCATCATGATTCACGTTTACGAATCATCCATAGAGATCTAAAAGCTAGCAATATTCTGTTGGATAAGGACTTGAACCCGAAGATATCAGACTTTGGCCTTGCTAGAAGATTTAGCGGATACGAGAGCGAAGTTAATACTAACCGAGTAGTTGGAACATA CGGTTACATTCCTCCAGAGTACGCAGTGCACGGGCTTTTCTCTGTAAAGTCAGACGTCTATAGTTTTGGAGTTTTGGTGCTCGAAATTGTGAGCGGGAAGAAAAACCGAGGGTTCTCTCAGGAAGAACACAACGATACACTTATTGGACAT GCATGGAGACTGTACAAAGAAGGAAGGTCACTTGAACTCGTGAGCTCGTCTGTAAGACTCTCGTGCGTCGAGTCTCAAGTATTACGATCTATACATATTGGTTTATTATGTGTGCAGCATCTTGCAGAAGATAGGCCAACTATGTCATCAGTTGTTCTCATGTTAGGAAATGAGAACGCTCTACCTACACCTAATCCACCTGCATTTTTCACCGAAGAGGAAATGCCTATACTCACATCTATTTCATCCGGACCCACTTTGGGTTCTGTTAATGAAATCACTATAACACTTTTGAATGCCCGATAG